The uncultured Fibrobacter sp. genome has a segment encoding these proteins:
- a CDS encoding BamA/TamA family outer membrane protein → MKLFNTIIVCLALSVFAHAADSTAVSSDTATNDNFQRFSVLPFGAYTEETKIQYGAVFVLFFKPFQDGKNISSMDFIARGTTRGQFQFQYAPNMWLLGDHLHIPAKLNLNKWQYSLFERGARGDFERIDEYKSTFVYGRIPFEMNFGIPQGIPFRYGPILEGEARDNELGEDIPKNYQDGFYLGGGYLLVFDRKDNNNWPTKGYYLSFEEVFFGGDFSYHTETFDARLYSPLFWETSIALGLYARQSRGDNVPLGCLAGPDGTKRFRGVESGIWSDTQTLIWQMEFRRPLFWRFAGVIFGEALQSAPYFSELFKRQIHYSVGFGGRLALNRSEKLHARGDLSLVDGKHIGITIDLRESF, encoded by the coding sequence ATGAAGTTGTTCAACACTATTATCGTGTGCCTTGCGCTTTCCGTTTTTGCGCACGCCGCAGACAGCACGGCCGTTTCTAGCGACACGGCAACCAACGACAACTTCCAGCGATTCTCGGTACTGCCTTTCGGCGCCTACACCGAAGAAACAAAAATCCAATACGGTGCAGTCTTCGTCCTATTTTTCAAGCCGTTCCAGGACGGCAAAAATATTTCGTCGATGGACTTTATCGCACGCGGAACGACGCGCGGACAATTCCAGTTCCAGTATGCCCCGAACATGTGGCTGCTCGGCGATCACCTGCACATTCCAGCAAAGCTGAACCTGAACAAATGGCAATATTCGCTTTTCGAACGCGGCGCACGCGGTGACTTTGAACGAATCGACGAATACAAGAGCACCTTTGTCTACGGGCGCATCCCCTTCGAAATGAACTTCGGCATTCCGCAGGGAATTCCCTTCCGCTACGGCCCTATTCTTGAAGGCGAAGCCCGCGACAACGAACTTGGCGAAGACATTCCCAAGAATTACCAAGACGGTTTTTACCTAGGCGGTGGCTACCTGCTTGTTTTCGACCGCAAGGACAACAACAACTGGCCCACCAAAGGCTACTACCTGAGTTTCGAAGAAGTCTTTTTCGGCGGAGACTTCAGCTACCATACCGAAACGTTCGACGCAAGACTCTACTCTCCCCTTTTCTGGGAAACCTCCATTGCACTCGGACTTTACGCAAGGCAGAGCCGTGGTGACAACGTCCCGCTCGGCTGCCTCGCCGGTCCTGATGGCACCAAGAGATTCCGCGGTGTAGAATCCGGCATCTGGAGCGACACGCAGACACTGATTTGGCAGATGGAATTTCGCCGACCGCTCTTCTGGCGATTCGCCGGAGTCATCTTTGGTGAAGCCTTGCAATCGGCGCCGTACTTCAGCGAACTTTTCAAGCGACAAATACATTACTCGGTGGGCTTTGGCGGGCGCCTCGCGCTCAACCGTAGCGAAAAGTTGCACGCCCGCGGAGACCTTTCGCTTGTAGACGGCAAGCACATCGGAATCACCATCGACTTGCGCGAATCCTTCTAA
- the ettA gene encoding energy-dependent translational throttle protein EttA — protein sequence MAEQNKAEKFVFYMYKMTKSYPPNKEVLKDISLSFYYGAKIGIIGQNGAGKSTLLRIMAGIDKEFQGEAWIEPGRTAGYLPQEPQLDPNLTVKENVMQAVAKKQAVLDRFNEISMKFAEPMEDDEMNKLLDEQAKLQDIIDAQDLWSLDRNIEIAMDALRCPPGDWPVTNLSGGEKRRVALCRLLLEEPDLLLLDEPTNHLDAETVAWLERHLREYKGSVILVTHDRYFLDNVTNWILEIDRGRGIPWEGNYAQWLDQKLERMKNEEKGESDRQKRLAREQEWVKASPKARQAKSKARLKAYEDLLAEDSREQIKVAQIHIANGKRLGDIVIQAEHLQKAFGDKVLFDDLNFSLPRSGIVGIIGPNGAGKTTLFKMIMGQEKPDGGTLKIGETVEIISMEQGRESLDDTKTVWEEITGGNDEIMVGDRKMNGRAYCGLFNFTGAAQQKKLTALSGGERNRVLMAKNLQKPGNVLFLDEPTNDLDIETLQALEQAILKFAGCAVIISHDRWFLDRIATHILAYEGDSKVVWFEGNWSEYEADRRKRLGEDADNPKPIKYKTLTRQ from the coding sequence ATGGCCGAACAGAATAAAGCAGAAAAATTCGTTTTCTACATGTACAAAATGACCAAGTCCTATCCGCCTAACAAAGAGGTGCTGAAGGACATTTCTTTGAGCTTCTACTATGGCGCAAAGATTGGTATTATCGGCCAGAACGGTGCCGGTAAGTCGACGCTCCTCCGCATTATGGCGGGCATCGACAAGGAATTCCAGGGCGAAGCTTGGATTGAACCGGGCCGCACCGCAGGCTACTTGCCGCAGGAACCGCAGCTTGACCCGAACTTGACCGTCAAGGAAAACGTGATGCAGGCCGTCGCTAAAAAGCAGGCTGTGCTTGACCGCTTCAACGAAATTTCCATGAAGTTCGCAGAACCCATGGAAGACGACGAGATGAACAAGCTCCTCGACGAACAGGCGAAGCTCCAGGACATTATCGACGCGCAGGACTTGTGGAGCCTCGACCGCAATATCGAAATTGCAATGGATGCTCTCCGCTGCCCGCCGGGCGACTGGCCGGTCACAAACCTCTCTGGCGGAGAAAAACGCCGCGTGGCTCTCTGCCGCTTGCTCCTCGAAGAACCGGATTTGTTGCTCCTTGACGAACCGACGAACCACCTGGATGCCGAAACGGTTGCTTGGCTCGAACGCCACCTCCGCGAATACAAGGGCTCCGTGATTCTGGTGACCCATGACCGTTACTTCCTTGACAACGTAACGAACTGGATCTTGGAAATTGACCGCGGTCGCGGCATTCCTTGGGAAGGCAATTACGCCCAGTGGCTTGACCAGAAGCTTGAACGCATGAAGAACGAAGAAAAGGGCGAATCTGATCGTCAGAAGCGCCTCGCTCGCGAACAGGAATGGGTGAAGGCTTCTCCGAAGGCGCGCCAGGCCAAGAGTAAGGCTCGTCTCAAAGCTTACGAAGACTTGCTTGCCGAAGATTCTCGCGAACAGATCAAGGTGGCCCAGATTCACATCGCAAACGGCAAGCGCCTTGGCGATATCGTGATTCAGGCGGAACACCTGCAGAAGGCCTTTGGCGACAAGGTACTCTTCGATGATTTGAATTTCAGCTTGCCGCGTTCGGGTATCGTGGGTATTATCGGTCCGAACGGTGCGGGTAAGACGACTTTGTTCAAGATGATTATGGGTCAGGAAAAGCCCGATGGCGGTACGCTCAAGATTGGCGAGACTGTGGAAATCATCAGCATGGAACAGGGCCGCGAAAGCCTCGATGACACCAAGACCGTGTGGGAAGAAATTACCGGCGGTAACGACGAAATTATGGTGGGTGACCGCAAGATGAACGGTCGCGCCTACTGCGGACTCTTCAACTTTACGGGTGCTGCCCAGCAGAAAAAGCTCACTGCCCTTTCGGGCGGTGAACGCAACCGCGTGCTCATGGCGAAGAACCTGCAGAAGCCGGGCAACGTGCTGTTCCTTGACGAACCGACCAACGACCTCGATATCGAAACTCTGCAGGCTCTGGAACAGGCTATCCTCAAGTTCGCGGGTTGCGCCGTGATTATCTCGCATGACCGCTGGTTCCTCGACCGTATCGCAACCCACATCCTCGCTTACGAAGGCGATTCGAAGGTGGTGTGGTTCGAAGGCAACTGGAGCGAATACGAAGCCGATCGCCGCAAGCGCCTCGGTGAAGATGCCGACAATCCGAAGCCCATCAAGTACAAGACTCTTACGAGGCAATAA
- a CDS encoding LysR family transcriptional regulator, with translation MTLQQLRYAIGIAETGSFNKAAEKLYISQPSLTAAIKDLEDELNILIFNRTSRGVKLTNEGEEFISYARELYHHYETVLDKYGKIGKRKKKFGVSTQHYSFAVKSFVETVKLFDTDKYEFAIRETRTKEVIEDVASFKSDIGILYLSDFNRKVIMNLLNARDLAFHKLIDCKAYVYLWKGHPLANNKFITLDELAEYPCLSFEQGDNSSFYFAEEILSTNEYKRTIKANDRATMLNLMIGLNGYTLCSGIICEELNGSDYLAVPFKDKSEESRRVMEIGYISKRNMLLGLVGERYVEELQRYLATCSS, from the coding sequence ATGACTCTACAACAATTACGTTATGCCATCGGCATTGCAGAAACCGGTTCCTTTAACAAGGCCGCCGAAAAGCTTTATATTTCGCAGCCGTCGCTGACTGCCGCCATCAAGGATCTTGAAGATGAACTGAACATCCTCATCTTCAATCGTACCAGCCGCGGAGTCAAGCTCACTAACGAAGGCGAAGAATTCATTTCGTACGCCCGCGAACTTTACCATCACTACGAAACGGTGCTGGACAAGTACGGCAAAATCGGCAAGCGTAAAAAGAAATTCGGCGTCTCGACGCAGCATTATTCTTTTGCGGTCAAGAGCTTTGTCGAAACGGTCAAGCTCTTTGATACCGACAAGTACGAATTCGCCATTCGCGAAACCCGCACCAAAGAAGTCATCGAAGACGTGGCCTCGTTCAAGAGCGATATCGGTATCCTTTACCTGAGCGATTTCAACCGCAAGGTTATCATGAACTTGCTGAATGCCCGCGACCTCGCGTTCCATAAACTCATTGACTGTAAGGCCTATGTGTACTTGTGGAAGGGGCATCCGCTTGCCAACAACAAGTTCATTACGCTCGATGAACTGGCCGAATACCCGTGCCTTTCTTTTGAACAGGGCGACAACAGCTCGTTCTATTTTGCCGAAGAAATCTTGAGTACAAACGAATATAAGCGAACCATCAAGGCGAACGACCGTGCCACCATGCTGAACTTGATGATCGGCCTGAACGGTTATACGCTCTGCTCCGGCATTATCTGCGAAGAATTGAACGGTTCCGATTACTTGGCGGTGCCCTTCAAGGACAAGAGCGAAGAATCGCGCCGCGTCATGGAAATCGGCTACATTTCGAAGCGCAACATGTTGCTTGGCCTGGTGGGCGAGCGCTATGTCGAAGAGTTGCAACGCTACCTGGCGACCTGCTCTTCGTAA
- a CDS encoding cytosine permease, translated as MEKRTNLLTNGVIWFGVAISVSEIEAGIEIGAASSYDSVWLPLILGHVLGGILLFFVGLIGARVRLNAMETTASVYGSYGSKFFASLNLFQLIAWIAVLNAQGASVLAGLNLPISFPLTCVILAVLIAIWVFVGLRRFAKVTTVVMAVLTVLLIVLTAKLFGVGTSGAPAAEHALSFWNIFEISMALPLSWLPVISDYTKDVEKPTCATAVSAIAYSVASFWMYFIGLQIATAGVGNDIARAILLAGLGIPGIIIVVLSTVTTNFLAANSAGESAKAIVHKLNPKITGVVVSGISAVLAISGIMDHYIGFLYLIASVFAPMAAVLLVSFFLAKNHQVGHKYWILNLFAWLVGFAVYQVTSHMDSVILGPTLLSILASAIISYLFSKALTLKPKGNS; from the coding sequence GTGGAAAAACGCACGAATCTTTTAACGAATGGTGTCATCTGGTTTGGGGTGGCAATCTCGGTTTCTGAAATCGAGGCAGGTATTGAAATCGGCGCGGCATCCTCTTACGATTCCGTTTGGCTCCCGCTGATTTTGGGCCATGTCCTGGGCGGCATCTTGCTGTTTTTCGTGGGTCTCATCGGTGCCCGTGTCCGCCTGAACGCCATGGAAACGACAGCGTCTGTTTACGGCTCTTACGGTTCCAAGTTCTTTGCCTCGCTGAACCTGTTCCAGTTAATTGCATGGATTGCCGTGCTGAATGCGCAGGGGGCCTCGGTGTTGGCGGGCCTCAATCTCCCGATTTCTTTCCCGCTCACTTGCGTGATTCTTGCGGTGCTGATTGCCATTTGGGTCTTTGTTGGGCTCCGCCGTTTTGCGAAAGTCACGACGGTCGTGATGGCGGTTCTGACGGTGCTCCTGATTGTGCTGACGGCCAAGTTGTTCGGTGTCGGAACTTCGGGCGCGCCTGCCGCAGAACATGCGCTTAGCTTCTGGAATATCTTTGAAATTTCGATGGCGCTTCCGCTTTCCTGGTTGCCGGTGATTTCGGACTACACCAAGGATGTCGAAAAGCCGACGTGTGCTACGGCGGTTTCTGCGATTGCGTACTCGGTGGCAAGTTTCTGGATGTACTTTATCGGGCTTCAGATTGCAACGGCCGGAGTTGGTAACGATATCGCCCGCGCCATTCTGCTAGCGGGCCTTGGAATTCCGGGAATCATTATCGTTGTGCTTTCGACCGTGACCACCAACTTCTTGGCGGCGAACTCTGCCGGCGAATCGGCCAAGGCCATTGTCCACAAGTTGAATCCGAAAATCACGGGTGTCGTGGTCAGCGGTATCAGCGCGGTCCTTGCCATTTCGGGTATTATGGATCATTACATCGGATTCCTTTACTTGATCGCTTCGGTGTTTGCGCCCATGGCGGCCGTACTCCTGGTTTCGTTCTTCTTGGCGAAAAATCACCAGGTGGGTCACAAGTACTGGATTTTGAACTTGTTCGCATGGTTGGTTGGCTTTGCCGTTTACCAAGTCACGTCGCACATGGATTCTGTAATACTTGGCCCTACGCTTCTTTCTATCCTGGCATCGGCCATAATTTCCTATCTTTTCTCTAAGGCCTTGACTTTGAAGCCTAAGGGAAATTCATGA